The following DNA comes from Ardenticatenales bacterium.
ATTCTGTCGCCAGATACTCTTTTAACCAAGCCTTGATTTTCTTGCCTCGGCCTTGCTGCCGATGATTCCTATCTGGATGTCATCTGCGTATCTGACGTAATACAGTCGGCGGAAGTCAGGGTCGAAATTGTCACTGGCCGGCATTTGCAGTTGTTGCCGTGTCAGCGTTTTGTACCTTTGCCAATCGCCACTCCGCTGGGCTTCTTTCTTGGCTCTGACCTTCTGGCTTTCGATGCGTTCGTATGCTTTGGGTCGTTGCCGTCGTTTGCCCTTGTGGAAGGCTTTCATCTTGGCCGCCATTGCCTGGTCCAGTTCATGGAGATAGATGTTGGACAGAATGGGACTGAGATTTCCCCTTGTGGCACACCAGAGTAGGTTTCGTTGTATTGCCAGTTTTCCACATATCCTGCTTTCAGGAATTGGGCAATCAGATGGAGAAATCGTTTGTCGGTGATGCGTTTGGCTAATATGCGTATCATGGTTCCATGGTGCATGTTGTCAAAGAATCCCCTTACGTCGCCCTCTATCCACCACCTGACCCCATCCATTTTCTTGACCTGTTCCAATGCTGTGTGACAGCTTCTTCCTGGCCTGTATCCATGTGATGTTTCCGTGAAGAGGGGTTCATATATGGCTTCCAAGATGAGTTTGACGACGGTTTGCAGATGCTTATCTTCCGCACTGGGTATCCCTATGGCGCGTCGTCCTTTGCTTTTCGGGATGTAGCGGCGACGGACGGGTTGGGGTTTGTACCGGGACGTTTTCAGCGATGCTATCATCCTCGTTATCCGTTCCATTCCCGTGCCATCAATCGTTTTCCCATCTACGCCTTTTGTCATGTTGCCCGGACGAGACGCTATCTGCTCATACGCCATTAGCCATAGCTCTGGGTTGTAGAGCTTCTGGAACAGCTTGTCAAACTTTACTTCTGGCTTTTGCGCCATTTTGCTAAGTATTGCCAGCAATATGTTTGGGTCTTGCACTTTGTGCTCCTCTCATATCCTCGCAATTGGTTTCCCTGTCGGCCTTCGCCCTGTACGCGGCTTTCCCGCGCTCCGTAGGCAGGTCGTTCTCCCTGCCGACTACTACGCCGACTCCGTTGCCCGTCTGATTTTCAGGCTCTGCTGCCATAGCCAGTTCCCTGGCGCTCACACTAGGGCAATCCCCGTTTAGTCTCTTATCCAGATGCTCTCGATTTAGGTGGCCCTTTCAGGTCGTTAGCCCAGATACTTGGGTTGCGTCTCCTGGGCGGATATAAGCACGCTCGTCCCCTTCGCACCTATCCAGGAGAGAGTAGGTAGCTCCAGCTTGCCTACCCGTTGGTGGGTTATGCCGCTTAACCTTAGGCTTCAGGCAATCCAGCTTTCACCTTGTCGAGATTGCACTTGAGGGAACCCATCTGTTACTGACGAACATCTGTCTCCCTTTTTTACGTCATGCTGTTGTCCCCTTTGTCTTTCAACGCCAGGTTAGACGCTGTGCAACTTCCATTTCCGCAGGAAGTGAGGTTTCTGCCTCACTGTGATAAGAGCCCATTACGGGCGCACGGACGACGCACCACCACCACCCGCAGACCCACATCGCTGTAACGGGCGACTGGATGGTCGTTGTTACGGGCCGCCGCGCGCGCGCTGACACGGGCGTCGTACCACGACCCGCCACGCAAGGTACGGGGCGCACCGCTCACATCCACTGCCGCATCCACCGGGTCTTTATATTTATTGCGACACCACTCCCACACATTGCCGCTCAAATCATACAGGCCCAGGGTCGGATTCGTCCCATCCGGGTACAGTCCCACCGCCGACGTTTGCTCCAAACGCGCTCCTTCCCAAGTATTTGCTTTGGCCGGGTCAAAGGTGTTGCCCCAGGGATAAAAACGCCCATCCGGATAGCGGGCCGCCACTTCCCACTCATACTCATGCGGCAGGTCTATTTCTTCCCCCAGGTGATGGCTCAGCCAGCGGCAAAAAGCAATGGCCTGGTACCAACTGACGCTTTCGCGGGGGTGGTTGTCAAAGGGGAACGTCTGCTCACTCAACTCACGAAGTGGGTAAACGGTGCCGTAAGCCTCTTCCGCGGCGGGCATCCCTGCCCACCAACGCGCGTCGTTAAAATCAGCCGCCGCCACAAAGCATTGAAACTGGGCGTAGGTGACAGGGTAGCGGGCCAGCCGATACGGGTGCTCAATGCGCACCTTTTTCCTGGCTTCGCCTCCATAGGCATCCTTGTCCCCGCCAATAGTATACGTTCCAGTCGGCACTTCCCCTCCCCAGACGATATGCGGCAGCTTCAGCCCATTGCGCACTACGATCCCTACGCCGGGCCGGTTGTCCAGGGGCGCGCCATCGCGCAGGGTGATGCGCCCCAGGGCGCGCCCGACGGCGGCGCGGGCGCGGGCGTCCGGGTCGCGCTGCGCATCGGCCAGGCGCGGCAGCCAGCGATCGCGCAGACGCCGCTTTGTTTCCTCCGGCGTGTGCGCGCCGCTCTCCACCACGCAGCGCGCGGCCACCTCCGGATTGGCCTCCGCCACCCACTCCAGGACGCGCGTGCAGTCATCGCTGTAGAGGCCGGCCAGCAAGATAGTCGCTTCCTCCCAGTTGGTCGGCTGCCACCACTCCCGCGGCGGCCAGATGTCCACGGCGCGCAGCGACTGCGCGCCGGCGACAGGCGGCGACGCCGGCGCTGCCGCCCCCCAGATGCGCTCGCGCATCCCCCGCGCCGCGAAATACTCCTGCAGCAGTTGGTGCGCAAAACGCACGTCCGCGCCAATAAGCAGCAGATTGGCGCTGGCCGCCTGGTAGCGATGCTGTTCCGTGAGGTAGGCGGTGGCTTCCGCCAGCGGCAGGGCGGTCAAAGCCGCCGCGGCCCCCTTCTGCCCCGTGCGCTGCGTTTGCAGGGCAAAGGCGAGTCCCGTGAGGGCCGCCAGCAGCGCTGTTCCTTCTAGTAAGAAGATCACAGCGCCGCTGTTTTTATCCCGCGCCAGCAGCCGCTCGCGCACCAGCAGCGTCTGCACAAACTGGTCAAAGAGCTGGCCGCGGTTATCCGGCAAGCGGCGGTACGCCTGGTACACGTCCAGCAGCATGAAGAGCATGTATGGGTTGGTGGCCAGCAGCAGCAGGCTGGCGGGATGGGCGCGCTGCTGTAGCCAGTCTTCCCAATATTTGCTCTCGTACCCTTCTAACGATCCGTATCCCCAGGTAACACCGGGCGGTAACTGCGCCGCCAGCCAGAAGGCAGCGAACCGTTCCGCTTCATCAGGCAGCGTGTGCCGCACGTCCTGCGTAAAGCGCGTGTAGGTTTCATGCGCCGCCGCACCGGCCAACTGCCAGAACAGGTCGGCGCTGGCCGTGGGGCCATAGTCCGGCAGGGCGTCCAGGTAGTTGCCCACAAATTCGCGCACCCGCACCGCGTCCAGCGGGGCCACCGTCACCCGGTCCAACCCCAGGTCGCGGTCGGGCGGATAATCCTGCTCCCGGCAGCTCACCCAGGCCAGCAGATGGGCATGCCCGGCCAGGAAGTCGCGCACCTGCCTGTATTTGCCTGCCTGCTGATCGGAGGGGATCTCGTTCAGGCCGTCCAGCAGCAGGGCGACGCGGCCCTGCACCAACAAGGTTCCCAGGTGGTCGCCCAGTTCCACGGCGCCGCGGCGCAGGAAATCGGAGAACGGCTCCGCCCCTTCCGTCCACAGCCCCAGCCGCACCATCAGGGGCACGGGCGCGGCGCGGTCTAGCCAGGCGGCCTCAATCAGGTCCGCCGCCAGCCGGTACAGCGTCGTCGTCTTCCCCGAACCCGGGTCGCCCAGCAGCACGGCGCGGCGAATGGTTTGCAACTGGGCCACCGCATCGGTGAAGGTGAATCGCCGCACAATCTGTTCCGAGTCCTCCCGCCACGGGGCATGGACGAACTCCGTGCGGGCGACGACGGGCTGCAACCGCACGCGGCCGCTGGCGTGGCGCCGGATCTCCGCTTCCCCGCTGAGGCGCGTGTATTGGGCCACGTGCTGTAGCTCCGCCAGCTTCAGCCGGTCCATGTAGAGCAGTTCCGCCAGGCGTGGGCGCAGGGCATCGTTTTGACCGGCCCAGGCGCGCGACGAGGCCGGCGGCTGCGGCGGCAATCGTCGCAGGAGGGTTGCCAGACCCGCGTCATCCGCCGTGAGCGCATCCAGCGCCGCTTCGCGCACGTAGGTGGGGACGGCGGCATCCGGCTGCAGGCGCATGGGGATGATGGGCTTCTGGCGGTCAGCCGCGCCCAGGTACTCAATGCGCTGCCAGCGGTCTGCGGCGCTGTCCGCGCCAATGAGCAGGAGGACGGCATAGGCGCTGCCCAGGCCGGCGGCAGTCGCCGCCAACCAGTCACCCCCGCCGCGATGAGTTAGCGGCGGCAGGTGGCAGGCGTAGCCGTAAGCGGCCAGTTCCGTCCGCAGACGGGCGGCCAGGGGCGCATCGCTCTGCGCAAAGCTGAGAAAGAGGGCCGGCGCGGACGTGGGGGAAACGGGCGTTGGCCGGCGTGGGGGGAGGGAAGGGGGTGTTTCCGCCTGCGCGGCGACCCCGGCGCGGCAGTGTTGCTGCCAGGCGGCGATGAGGTCGTCCAGTTGCTGTTGTTGATTGCCGCCTACCTGCTGCCGCAATTGGCGCAGCAGCAGCACGTGGAGGTAGCCATCCGGGGCCAGTTCCTGTAGCTTTCGCCAGCAGCGGGGCAAAAAAACGGCGGCAGCGCCGGCAAAGTCTATCTGGTCCAACACCCATTCATGGGCCGGATAAAACGCTTCGGAGAAGAGGGCATCGCGGCGGGTGGGCAGCCGCACCTGGGGAGACAACCACCCACTGGCGCGGTCATAGAGGGCCTGCGCCTCCGCCTGCAAGGCGAGTTGCCCGGCCTGGTCCGCGGCGGGCGGGGGAGCCGGCCAGTTGACCGCGGGACGCAAAGCGCGGCAACGGGTGATTAAGTGGGGCAGGTCGTCGGTGCGGTGGCAATAAGCAACCAGCGCCTGGGCTTTGGCGTGGCGCGTGTCGCCGCGCAGGTCTTCATATTCAATGCCCAGGTCGAAGCAAAGCTGGCGTAGCTCCTCCTGGTTGAAATGTCGGGCAAGCAGGTCGCGCAGGTCTGGTAAGCTCACGGTTTCATCCCCTAATTACTGGTAGGGAAATGATACCAGAAAAAGGGGGAGAAGCGCACGGGGTAGCACCACAGTAAATCGTGGTTGACCGTCAAAAACGGCCAATTTGGCAAAAAAGGATTCATCATGCATACTGGTAAGTTTTGCAGAACCGAAATCAGTAGGAGACATGATGAATCCAGAACAACTATTTTGCCCTAATATCGACTGTCCGGCTAGAGGACAACGGGGTGAAGGCAATATCACCGTCCATAGCCAAAAAGAAAAGCGATGTCATTGTCATGTCTGCAACACAACATTTGCCGTCAGCAAAGGGACATTGTTCTATCGCTTGCGCACCGACCCGCAAATAGTGATGTGGGTCATCGTCTTGCTGGCGTATGGCTGTCCCGTCCAGGCCATCGTCAAAGCCTTTGGGTTTGATGAGCGCACGGTCAAGAATTGGTGGCAACGAGCGGGTGTGCATTGCGCACATGTCCATGAAGCGGTCATTGCCAGCCAGCCACTGGACTTGCAACAAGTGCAAGCGGATGAAATCAAAGTCAAGGTACAAGGCGGTTCGGTGTGGATGGCGTTGGCGATGATGGTATCCACCCGACTCTGGTTAGGTGGCGTCATCAGCCCGCGACGGGATAAGCGCTTGCTGCAAAGCCTGACGGACAAGGTGCGCCAAATGGCCTTGTGTCGTCCGTTGTTGTTGGCGGTGGATGGCTTGCCCGGCTACGTCAAAGCCTTTGGCCGCAGTTTCCGCAGCAAGTTGCCCCGCTGGGGGCAGCCAGGTCGTTGTCAATGGCACGCCTGGTCCGAAGTGGCTATCGTGCAAGTCATCAAACGGCGTCTGCCATCTGGACTGGAGGTTGAACGACGAGTGGCTCAGGGTGACCCGCAACAGGTAGAGAAGCTGATTGCCACGACGCAAAATGGAGTGGGTGTTATCAATACCGCTTTCATTGAGCGGCTCAATGCCACCTTCCGCTCTCGCCTAAGCTGGTTGGGCCGGCGCACGCGGCATCTGGCGCAACAAACGGCGACCTTAACGGTGGGTATGTATGTCACAGGGTGTTTGTACAACCTTTGCGACCCCCATCGCTCTTTGCGTTGTCGTCTGTCTGTGGGCGAAAGGGGGTATCGTTGGGTGCCGCGCACGCCAGCTATCGCAGCGGGATTGACAGACCACATCTGGACAGTCGATGAATTGTTAATGTATCGTGTGCCACCACCGCGTTGGACACCACCCAAGCAACGTGGGCGGCCTTCTAAAGCGTTGCTAGAACTGATAAATCGATGGTGTTAACCGACCACGATTAACTGTGGTCTCACCGCTCGCTCTGGTTACAAGGCTTTCTGGAAATATTTCCGATTTCGAGTTTTGTACAAAGTCGAGCTAAGTGGCTGTCCGCAATTGAATTAGCGGAAATGTGCGGACAGTGGCTATCACGGATAGCGGCTATCACGGATAGTGGCTATCACGGATAGCGGCTATCACGGACAGCGGCTATCTGTGATAGCTTGGCAGTAGTCATCCGGAAGAAGTGTGAAGTTGATTTTGGGCGAACCCTAAGGGCGCATCCGTTGATAAAGGCTTCGCTCGGGAATTGACGGATGCGCTGGAGGGGTTCTTGCTTGATGGCTAGTCCAAATTTGATTTTGGGCGAACCCTAACGTTCGCGCCAAAGATGATGCGGGGGGCGGTTATGAGTTTACGTCCGGGAAAAAGGAAACGCCCGGAGGTTTATCACCTCCGGGCGTTTTTTTGTTGCGCGGCTTGGGGGGCGCGCGATGGGGATGGAGCGCGGGGGCTGTTTGCGGGACCGCCGCCGCGCCGCCGGGTCGTGCGTCAGGCGGTGGCGCTTGCTTTTTGGACACTGGCGCGTTTGCCCTGCCACACCATGACCAGCCAGTAGGTGGTGAGGAAGACGATGACGAGGAAGGTGCCGCCGTACATGAGCAGCGTCATGGGCAGGGAGGAATCCGTGCCGGCCATCAGGCCATGCGCCGTCGCGCCCAGGTAGGCCAGCAGGCTGGAGTAGTGGATGGCGCGAAACGCTTTCATGCCGATGCGCTGTCGCATGTAGAAGGTGACGGTGACCAGCAGGAGCAGGTAGAAGGCGATGATGCCCACGCCGACCCATAGGGGACGATAGGGGGAGAGGAAGGGGATGAACATCTGCGCCAGGGAATAGGGTAGATATTGGTCGGCGGCGAGGATGAAGATGTGTAGGGCGAGGAAGCCGAATGAGAGCAGGGAAATGAATTGGTGGAATTCAAAGGTGTCGCCGCGGTGCAGGATGCGGTCGATGAGTTTGGTGGGGATTGCCAGGCCCCAGGCGGTGGATAACCAGACGAGGAGGTAGGAGAGAATGCCGGCAGAACGGGTGACAAACCAGGCCGAATTTTGCGTATCCAGCAATAATAGCCAGTTTAACGCGCTGCGCGCGGCTGCGCCTTGCGGCGAGGCCAAAACCAGCCCGGCGCCCGCTACGAACAGAGCGATCAGGGTCAGGGCAATCCAACCATACGGCGGGTCCTTTTTCTTAACGGAACGGGATGAGTTCGCTTGGAGTGGGGACATGTAACATCTCCTTGCTGGCGGGCGTGCCCCAGATCGCGCCATCTGGCTGCACGGCCACGAAGCGCAGTCCGGGAACACGGCCGGCCAGCGCCGGCCCAACGTGAGGGCCGGCAATTAACAGCGCCTTGGCCAGAGCTTCGGCACTGGTTGTTTTTTCGCTAAAAACGGTGACGCTCAACCAGCTTGTGCGCGCGGATTGGCCGTCACGCGGGTCAATGATGTGGTGGCGCAGCGCGTCGCCTTGCGGCCAGCTCCGCCGCGTCACGGAGGAGGTTGCCAGCCCGCCCGGCCCCACGCGCAGCACGGACAAGACGCGCTCCGGGTCACGCGGGTCTTCCAGGGAGACGAGCCAGTGGGGCTGCCCGGCGGGCAGGCCCACGAGGGCCATGTCGCCACCGGCGCTGACGGCGCAGGCGTCGCAGTAGGTGGAAAGCAGGTCGGCGGCGCGGGCGGCTATCCACCCTTTGGCAATGCCGCCGAGGTCGATCTCCATGCCGGCAGGCATGTAGACGGCGCAGTGGTCCACGTCCAGGCAAATGGCGCTGAACGGGGGCGCGGCGGCGGCCTGGGTGATGGTGGGGAGGTGCAGGTAACGTAGTTCGTCCATGTTGCGGTCGTATCCGGCGTTGATGAGTGCCGGCAAAACCGCCGGATCAAACAACCCACCCGTCAACTCATGCAGCGCCCGCGCCTCTTGCAACACGGCCATCATATCCGCCGAAACCGGAAACCAACCGCCCGCGGCTTCGTTGAGTTGGGAAAGTTCGCTGGTGGGGCGGAAACGGGAGAACCGCTGTTCCGCCGCGGCCACGAAGCGGCGCACCCGGGCAAAACCGCGCTGCAAATGCGCTTGAGCGCCTTCCGCCGCCGATACGACGGTCGTGTTCATGGCTGAGAATTCGTCATATTCCATGATCAAAGCCTGAGTGTGTGTGACGCTGGTCGCGGCTGACGCCGATTAGTGGCTGTCCGCAATTAAATTCGCGGAAATGTGCGGACAGCTTGTTAGTAACCGTCCGCAAAAAGCTCGAAGTTATTTTCGGACGGTTACTTAGGAACCCCGCGTGCGCATGCGCGGGAATCCGGTTGAGACGCTGGGCTGCACGAAGACGGGTTGATTGGCTGTCTCATTGCTGCCCACCAGTTCTTCCAGGGACGGAATGGGGGCCAGTTCAGGCATGTTGATAGTCGTGTTCGTTGTCGTTTGCGCCGGCGCGGTTGGCGTGAGCGGCGCGGGCTTCTGCGCATGGGAGAGCATGGCCCAACCGGCGACGAACGTAGCGACGGACATGAGGGAAATCCACAGTCTCAGGAGAATCTTTGTTAGTTTGTTCATGGTGTATGCCTTATAAAGTGTGACGAGCGCGTGGTGAATGGTGGAAAGAACGGATTATGTCACTTTGATTTCCGTTTTCACGGGGGCAACCCGTCAATCATCACTGTCGCTAAGCCGGCCACGACCGACCATGACGCGCCCATCTGGTCTGATCTGGATGATGCCGGCATTTTGCAACGCCTCAACCAGATTCTGATACTGTGTCAACTCCGCTTTCGTCTGCGACAATTCATCGGCGGCTTGCGTCAGTTCCTGCCGGTACTGCTGCTCTCGCGCCTGGTATTGGGTGATCGTCTGCTGCAACTGCGCGATCTGCGCGCTGTTGTCGTTGACGGGCTGTTCCTGGACAGCCGTGACGGCCGGCTCCTGGTCGGCGGTAACGACGGGGACGGTGTTGATGTTGAAGAGGGCGTTGAAGCCGAGGGCGAGGATGGCAATACCCACAAAGATGGTCATGATGAAGGCGGCGATGAATGCCGGCATCTTCTTCTTCGACTGCCCCCGATTATTCACAGTAGCCATATAAAATCTCCTTCCAAGAAAGTTGTCAGTTGGTGATTGACAGTTGCTGATTGACATTGATCGTAACCACTAACGCTCTCTGGAGATTGGACCAATGTCACCAGAGAAAATTGGTCCAATCTGGCTCAGCAGTTACCATTGATCGCCAGTATAAACAGGCAAAATGACAGAAAGATGAAACACCTCCAAACTCCTCTCTTGAGGGCAATCTGCTCCGTGTCATCGAATTTTCATCTACGGCGAGTACAATAACAGGTGTCGTCAGCG
Coding sequences within:
- a CDS encoding SUMF1/EgtB/PvdO family nonheme iron enzyme is translated as MSLPDLRDLLARHFNQEELRQLCFDLGIEYEDLRGDTRHAKAQALVAYCHRTDDLPHLITRCRALRPAVNWPAPPPAADQAGQLALQAEAQALYDRASGWLSPQVRLPTRRDALFSEAFYPAHEWVLDQIDFAGAAAVFLPRCWRKLQELAPDGYLHVLLLRQLRQQVGGNQQQQLDDLIAAWQQHCRAGVAAQAETPPSLPPRRPTPVSPTSAPALFLSFAQSDAPLAARLRTELAAYGYACHLPPLTHRGGGDWLAATAAGLGSAYAVLLLIGADSAADRWQRIEYLGAADRQKPIIPMRLQPDAAVPTYVREAALDALTADDAGLATLLRRLPPQPPASSRAWAGQNDALRPRLAELLYMDRLKLAELQHVAQYTRLSGEAEIRRHASGRVRLQPVVARTEFVHAPWREDSEQIVRRFTFTDAVAQLQTIRRAVLLGDPGSGKTTTLYRLAADLIEAAWLDRAAPVPLMVRLGLWTEGAEPFSDFLRRGAVELGDHLGTLLVQGRVALLLDGLNEIPSDQQAGKYRQVRDFLAGHAHLLAWVSCREQDYPPDRDLGLDRVTVAPLDAVRVREFVGNYLDALPDYGPTASADLFWQLAGAAAHETYTRFTQDVRHTLPDEAERFAAFWLAAQLPPGVTWGYGSLEGYESKYWEDWLQQRAHPASLLLLATNPYMLFMLLDVYQAYRRLPDNRGQLFDQFVQTLLVRERLLARDKNSGAVIFLLEGTALLAALTGLAFALQTQRTGQKGAAAALTALPLAEATAYLTEQHRYQAASANLLLIGADVRFAHQLLQEYFAARGMRERIWGAAAPASPPVAGAQSLRAVDIWPPREWWQPTNWEEATILLAGLYSDDCTRVLEWVAEANPEVAARCVVESGAHTPEETKRRLRDRWLPRLADAQRDPDARARAAVGRALGRITLRDGAPLDNRPGVGIVVRNGLKLPHIVWGGEVPTGTYTIGGDKDAYGGEARKKVRIEHPYRLARYPVTYAQFQCFVAAADFNDARWWAGMPAAEEAYGTVYPLRELSEQTFPFDNHPRESVSWYQAIAFCRWLSHHLGEEIDLPHEYEWEVAARYPDGRFYPWGNTFDPAKANTWEGARLEQTSAVGLYPDGTNPTLGLYDLSGNVWEWCRNKYKDPVDAAVDVSGAPRTLRGGSWYDARVSARAAARNNDHPVARYSDVGLRVVVVRRPCARNGLLSQ
- a CDS encoding ferric reductase-like transmembrane domain-containing protein; translation: MSPLQANSSRSVKKKDPPYGWIALTLIALFVAGAGLVLASPQGAAARSALNWLLLLDTQNSAWFVTRSAGILSYLLVWLSTAWGLAIPTKLIDRILHRGDTFEFHQFISLLSFGFLALHIFILAADQYLPYSLAQMFIPFLSPYRPLWVGVGIIAFYLLLLVTVTFYMRQRIGMKAFRAIHYSSLLAYLGATAHGLMAGTDSSLPMTLLMYGGTFLVIVFLTTYWLVMVWQGKRASVQKASATA
- a CDS encoding FAD:protein FMN transferase, with the protein product MNTTVVSAAEGAQAHLQRGFARVRRFVAAAEQRFSRFRPTSELSQLNEAAGGWFPVSADMMAVLQEARALHELTGGLFDPAVLPALINAGYDRNMDELRYLHLPTITQAAAAPPFSAICLDVDHCAVYMPAGMEIDLGGIAKGWIAARAADLLSTYCDACAVSAGGDMALVGLPAGQPHWLVSLEDPRDPERVLSVLRVGPGGLATSSVTRRSWPQGDALRHHIIDPRDGQSARTSWLSVTVFSEKTTSAEALAKALLIAGPHVGPALAGRVPGLRFVAVQPDGAIWGTPASKEMLHVPTPSELIPFR